One genomic window of Numida meleagris isolate 19003 breed g44 Domestic line chromosome 1, NumMel1.0, whole genome shotgun sequence includes the following:
- the PLCXD1 gene encoding PI-PLC X domain-containing protein 1 isoform X1 codes for MEGPLQTSIHVCHENGQWMSKLPEKLWDTPLFNLSLPGSHDTMTYCLDKNSAVSGNESKLVKFLNKCIPCIVRPVIMKWSITQVLTVTEQLEAGVRYLDFRIAHKASDPSMNLYFVHMVYTTVIVQDILWEVLKWLETHPQEVVILACRNFDGLTKKLHCHLIACIKQIFQCKLCPRNVVPTLRTMWQRGYQVIVSYEEDLEVLKHCELWPAIPYWWGNKTTTHALIQFLELMKRMGRPETFFVAGINLTENLRYILVHPFGSLKTMTLRSLPCLKIWVRKQYPGPQKDCINIIAGDFIGNDDFVRDVIELNMKINPQLDCPSKGSGAKSILFSGF; via the exons ATGGAAGGCCCTTTGCAAACCTCCATTCATGTGTGCCATGAAAATGGTCAGTGGATGTCAAAATTACCAGAAAAGCTCTGGGATACTCCTCTCTTTAACTTATCTCTTCCAG GAAGTCATGACACTATGACCTACTGCTTGGATAAGAACTCTGCTGTTAGTGGCAATGAATCCAAGCTGGtgaagtttttaaataaatgtattcccTGCATTGTACGCCCTGTTATTATGAAGTGGTCCATAACACAG GTGCTAACAGTGAcggagcaacttgaggccggAGTTAGATATTTGGATTTTAGGATTGCCCACAAGGCTAGTGATCCATCTATGAATCTGTACTTCGTGCATATGGTGTACACAACTGTTATTGTACAG GATATTCTGTGGGAAGTGTTAAAGTGGTTGGAAACTCATCCTCAGGAAGTTGTTATCTTGGCCTGCAGGAATTTTGATGGATTAACCAAGAAACTTCACTGTCATCTTATTGCCTgtataaaacagattttccagtGTAAACTGTGTCCCAGAAAT GTGGTTCCGACTCTGCGGACCATGTGGCAGCGTGGTTACCAGGTTATAGTCTCATATGAAGAAGATCTGGAAGTGCTGAAGCACTGTGAGTTGTGGCCTGCAATCCCATACTGGTGGGGAAACAAAACTACCACTCATGCTCTCATCCAGTTTCTAGAACTCATGAAGCGGATGGGCCGTCCAG aaacattctTTGTTGCGGGAATTAACCTTACTGAAAATTTAAGGTATATTCTTGTGCACCCATTTGGATCATTGAAGACAATGACACTCCGGAGTCTTCCATGCTTGAAAATCTGGGTGAGGAAGCAGTATCCAGGACCACAAAAAGACTGTATTAACATCATCGCGGGAGACTTCATAGGAAATGACGATTTTGTCAGAGATGTGATAGAACTTAACATGAAAATTAATCCTCAGTTAGACTGTCCCAGCAAAGGGTCTGGAGCaaagagcattttgttttcaggtttttaa
- the PLCXD1 gene encoding PI-PLC X domain-containing protein 1 isoform X2, protein MPGSHDTMTYCLDKNSAVSGNESKLVKFLNKCIPCIVRPVIMKWSITQVLTVTEQLEAGVRYLDFRIAHKASDPSMNLYFVHMVYTTVIVQDILWEVLKWLETHPQEVVILACRNFDGLTKKLHCHLIACIKQIFQCKLCPRNVVPTLRTMWQRGYQVIVSYEEDLEVLKHCELWPAIPYWWGNKTTTHALIQFLELMKRMGRPETFFVAGINLTENLRYILVHPFGSLKTMTLRSLPCLKIWVRKQYPGPQKDCINIIAGDFIGNDDFVRDVIELNMKINPQLDCPSKGSGAKSILFSGF, encoded by the exons ATGCCAG GAAGTCATGACACTATGACCTACTGCTTGGATAAGAACTCTGCTGTTAGTGGCAATGAATCCAAGCTGGtgaagtttttaaataaatgtattcccTGCATTGTACGCCCTGTTATTATGAAGTGGTCCATAACACAG GTGCTAACAGTGAcggagcaacttgaggccggAGTTAGATATTTGGATTTTAGGATTGCCCACAAGGCTAGTGATCCATCTATGAATCTGTACTTCGTGCATATGGTGTACACAACTGTTATTGTACAG GATATTCTGTGGGAAGTGTTAAAGTGGTTGGAAACTCATCCTCAGGAAGTTGTTATCTTGGCCTGCAGGAATTTTGATGGATTAACCAAGAAACTTCACTGTCATCTTATTGCCTgtataaaacagattttccagtGTAAACTGTGTCCCAGAAAT GTGGTTCCGACTCTGCGGACCATGTGGCAGCGTGGTTACCAGGTTATAGTCTCATATGAAGAAGATCTGGAAGTGCTGAAGCACTGTGAGTTGTGGCCTGCAATCCCATACTGGTGGGGAAACAAAACTACCACTCATGCTCTCATCCAGTTTCTAGAACTCATGAAGCGGATGGGCCGTCCAG aaacattctTTGTTGCGGGAATTAACCTTACTGAAAATTTAAGGTATATTCTTGTGCACCCATTTGGATCATTGAAGACAATGACACTCCGGAGTCTTCCATGCTTGAAAATCTGGGTGAGGAAGCAGTATCCAGGACCACAAAAAGACTGTATTAACATCATCGCGGGAGACTTCATAGGAAATGACGATTTTGTCAGAGATGTGATAGAACTTAACATGAAAATTAATCCTCAGTTAGACTGTCCCAGCAAAGGGTCTGGAGCaaagagcattttgttttcaggtttttaa